The segment CAGCACCATCATGCCACCCCCTAGGAAATGGGTGACAGCCACATTTTTAAATCGGCCGTTACTAGACGGAAGGTCCCCCAATGATAGAGCGCTCTTTCATAACGTCCATGGAATAAGATAGGCGTGGAAATCAGCATGAGACCAGCCATGGGAGATATAGCCTGACATAAAACCCGTGTGCTTCTGCAACCACTTGCCCGCAAAGAGGTAAAAAGAGGAACCAAAGATAGCTGGGTAGGCTAGGCTACCAACCACTACCCGAACGAGATTGTAGGCGGTAATCCCAAAGACACCTAGGCGGATAATGGCGAAAAAGAGGATAAAAGCCATCAAAAAGGCGACCATCATTTTTCGAACGGCCTTTTTGTGCTCTCTTTCCTTCTTAGTTGGGCGTTTATTTTGCGCCTTCTGTTTATTGGATTTTTTACTTGCTTTTGTCGATTTCGATTTTGCCATAGTAGTCCTATTATAGCACGTTTTGCCTCATTTGATGAGGGGGATAGCTTGAAAATTAGCTAGAGTGAGCGCTTGATACTAACCTAAAGAGGAGTTAGGGACAAAAGTCCTTAACTCCTTACTTTTTTACTATCAAACATCTTGACGTTTTATTTTTTCACTTGGCTGGCTTGGCGGATAAAGTTTTGGACCTGACTTGTCTGACCTTGGTGGAGGGCTTGGACAATCTTAGAGCCAACAATGACGCCATCGGAGACCTGATTGAAACGCTCCACGTCTTCCTGACTGGAAATGCCAAAGCCTGTCAGAACTGGTAGGGAGGTCAGGTCTTTTAAGTTTTGTAAGTGCTGGTCTAGGTCTGAGCGATAGTTGCTGGCCTTACCCGTAACCCCATTGACCGCTACAGCGTAGACAAAGCCTTGGGCATCTGCTAACAATTCTTTCTGGCGCTCAGAGCCGGTTGTTAGGCTGATGAGGGGAACCAGGCAGAGGTCATGATTTTCCAGATAGGGAAGGACAAAGTCCGTATGTTCATGGGGCAAATCGGGAATAATCAGACCCTTGACAGAAGTTCCACTCAAGTCCTTGACCAATCTCTCAAGGCCATATTGGTAGATAGGATTAAAATAGGTCATGAGAACAAGGGGGATAGGGCTTGCTTGACGCTGGAGCTCCTCTACGATGGCCTCAAGATTGGTCCCCTTGGTCAGACTTCGCAGGCCTGCTTCTTCGATGATGGGGCCATCGGCAACAGGGTCGGAAAAGGGAACACCGATTTCAATAGCGGAAGCTCCAGCATCTGCTAGCAGGTTAATCGTATCAAAGAGACCGTCCAAACCTCGCTCGTGGTCCCCAGCCATGATATAGGGAATGACCAAACCCTGACCTGAAGATTTTATGGCTTGAAGATGTTTGCTTAATGTTTTTGTCATGGCTTACTTCCCTTCTTTTTCAGCTTCAAAACGTTCCTTAACTTGGATGACATCCTTGTCCCCTCGACCCGATAAACAGATAAGGAGGCTCTGGTCTGGACTCATATCCTTGGCGACCTTCTGGGCTAGGGCAATGGCATGGCTGGATTCCAAGGCAGGAATAATACCTTCCAGGCGGGACAAGAGACTAAAGGCTTCTAAGGCTTCTTGGTCTGTAATGGCCTGGTAGCTAGCCCTGCCAATTTCCTTAAAGTGGCAATGTTCAGGGCCAACACCTGGATAATCAAGGCCAGCAGAAATCGAGAAGGCCTCCATAATTTGACCGTGGCGGTCCTGAAGAACATTCATCAAGGAGCCATGCAAAACGCCCGGCCGTCCCTTGGCAAAGGT is part of the Streptococcus downei MFe28 genome and harbors:
- the trpA gene encoding tryptophan synthase subunit alpha; amino-acid sequence: MTKTLSKHLQAIKSSGQGLVIPYIMAGDHERGLDGLFDTINLLADAGASAIEIGVPFSDPVADGPIIEEAGLRSLTKGTNLEAIVEELQRQASPIPLVLMTYFNPIYQYGLERLVKDLSGTSVKGLIIPDLPHEHTDFVLPYLENHDLCLVPLISLTTGSERQKELLADAQGFVYAVAVNGVTGKASNYRSDLDQHLQNLKDLTSLPVLTGFGISSQEDVERFNQVSDGVIVGSKIVQALHQGQTSQVQNFIRQASQVKK